A window of Haliscomenobacter hydrossis DSM 1100 contains these coding sequences:
- a CDS encoding ABC transporter permease — MRNFYFIAFYDWLMLRANKMLLSCFALLALFVAFAFWTGQQRVAFHQTTLAKVKATEKKLFAEKRQLVADLEQSGQPFTGNSHRNPTEPNGAANSAANRYFSLAPTPLAVVAVGQSDLRAYYYKFGLHKKQALYHGEEIENASILYNGHFDLAFVITFLLPLLIIALSFNVVASEKERGTLPLILAGTTPLRSVALNKFVFRFGVLSIFFSGLVLSGLALAGISIGQEAAGIAALLGVTTAYAAFWFGLSFGVNSQGRGSGFNAAVLVGVWLALLVVLPALLSVAANAYYPMPSRVELIAETREASEEAKKNGAQILAQYFEDHPELAAQGSKPVDTKNFAANSLMVNLEVEKAIRPLEEKFEVQKDKQARLVAQWRFVSPAIFVQQMLENIAATGDAHYLDFEQQMLNAHAKYRAFFTQKIIKQEKMRAADYDLVPQSQYTHSPGLVRATRAGFWDILWLLGAGFIAIIWGLLQVAPQKMAEPRWIEA; from the coding sequence ATGCGTAATTTTTACTTCATTGCTTTTTACGATTGGTTGATGCTGCGGGCCAATAAAATGCTCCTGAGCTGTTTTGCTTTGTTGGCCTTATTTGTTGCTTTTGCCTTCTGGACCGGCCAGCAGCGGGTTGCTTTTCACCAAACCACCTTGGCGAAGGTAAAGGCTACCGAAAAAAAGCTGTTTGCTGAAAAAAGGCAACTGGTAGCCGATTTGGAACAAAGTGGACAACCATTTACTGGGAATTCTCACCGCAACCCCACCGAACCCAATGGCGCCGCCAATTCCGCCGCGAATCGGTATTTCAGCCTTGCGCCCACGCCCTTGGCCGTAGTGGCAGTAGGGCAAAGTGATTTGCGCGCCTACTATTACAAGTTTGGTTTGCACAAAAAACAAGCACTTTACCACGGCGAAGAAATCGAAAACGCTTCCATTTTGTACAACGGCCATTTTGATTTGGCTTTTGTCATCACCTTTTTATTGCCCTTATTGATCATTGCCTTGAGCTTCAATGTGGTGGCCAGCGAAAAAGAGCGAGGCACACTGCCTTTAATTTTGGCAGGTACTACGCCCTTGCGCAGTGTTGCGTTGAACAAGTTTGTCTTCCGTTTTGGCGTATTGAGTATCTTTTTTAGTGGGCTAGTCTTGAGTGGATTGGCGCTGGCAGGGATTTCGATTGGGCAGGAAGCTGCGGGCATTGCCGCATTGCTTGGGGTAACTACTGCTTATGCCGCATTTTGGTTCGGACTCAGTTTTGGGGTCAACAGCCAAGGTAGGGGCTCAGGGTTTAATGCCGCCGTGTTGGTGGGTGTTTGGTTGGCGCTGTTGGTGGTATTGCCTGCTTTGCTCAGTGTAGCCGCCAATGCTTATTACCCCATGCCTTCAAGGGTAGAGTTGATTGCTGAAACTCGGGAAGCCTCGGAGGAAGCCAAAAAGAACGGTGCCCAAATTTTAGCGCAATATTTTGAAGACCATCCCGAATTAGCCGCACAAGGCAGCAAACCAGTGGATACCAAAAACTTTGCGGCGAACTCCCTGATGGTCAACCTCGAAGTGGAAAAAGCCATCCGCCCACTGGAAGAAAAATTTGAGGTGCAAAAGGACAAACAAGCGCGTTTGGTGGCGCAATGGCGCTTCGTTTCCCCAGCCATTTTTGTGCAACAAATGTTGGAAAATATTGCCGCTACCGGCGATGCCCATTACCTCGATTTTGAACAACAAATGTTGAACGCTCACGCCAAATACCGCGCCTTTTTTACCCAAAAAATCATCAAACAGGAAAAAATGCGTGCCGCTGATTACGACCTAGTGCCCCAAAGTCAGTACACCCACTCGCCCGGACTTGTTCGCGCTACCCGGGCAGGGTTCTGGGATATACTTTGGTTGTTGGGGGCTGGTTTTATAGCCATCATCTGGGGATTGCTGCAAGTTGCGCCGCAGAAGATGGCTGAACCACGCTGGATAGAAGCTTAA
- a CDS encoding DoxX family protein — MNFTNSTFLLRAAVAIILLTHSLPSIFTGDVNNFGSLYLNTVGFAPIGVPLAWAIKLSHVVAAICLLLDKYIKPAAMVTISILLAGIVMLHFKEGWFVIGGGRNGWEYSFLLIVVLLSIMYPNGFVQRKG; from the coding sequence ATGAATTTCACCAACTCCACCTTCCTACTCCGCGCCGCCGTTGCAATTATTTTATTGACCCACAGCCTACCCAGTATTTTCACGGGTGACGTCAATAATTTCGGCAGTTTGTACCTCAATACCGTTGGTTTTGCGCCGATCGGCGTGCCTTTGGCTTGGGCCATCAAACTATCGCACGTTGTTGCTGCCATTTGTCTTTTGCTGGATAAATACATCAAACCTGCTGCCATGGTGACCATTTCCATCCTTTTGGCGGGCATTGTGATGTTGCATTTTAAAGAAGGTTGGTTTGTAATCGGCGGCGGTCGCAATGGCTGGGAGTATAGTTTTTTGCTGATTGTGGTACTGCTCTCGATTATGTATCCAAATGGGTTTGTGCAGCGGAAAGGCTGA
- a CDS encoding T9SS type A sorting domain-containing protein: protein MKHNYHFSINILVVLTLLFFSSQPLLAHFGSRGPFGGSVSVAISNDSTVYVGTFNGGVYESTNSRLTAWRALPVGLRSGRITALIHSGTNLFAGTQDDGVYIYSGVVGTDKHWVRISNGLTNLRVTALVALDANTLIAGTESGGVYKTTDKGANWKFLNSAWLNGTTITGLLKLGNRIIASSREGGVFVTKDGNGWDSFSDGKTLDVGGTNSISYNAKTNELAVINMDGLFILSNASAVTGNINYRTIQPGLPSGTVMRSISNNGDNWFLTTNKGVYTSTTGATWTAANDGLATSDVTVALGFRTTVLLGTRKEGIYTTPASALNWVSRNTNFNNLETYAMESSGERIVVAATEKGIFVSRDLAASYVRANKGLSDSLNVTYLKFYGSSLYASTQNGGVFVSADTGKTWTALNAGLTNLHVKKIYASSNHVYILDDSYGVFQLNGSTWNSIQAGLPANTLLSSMAFYGSKILMGTLGQGVFTREVASGSWTAVNTGLGNLRVTSVATNGSKLFAGTDGAGVFVANLDAANWTPTAATSISHTTLMGLDGSKIQDMAYYAGYIFASYRGGLVASSDNGQTWIAGGNQFNLPSYTSVHKISFVTTRVFVSTEFNSVYSNALSELPAVVTSTKDFNPALNAAIRIVPNPNDGRFAIQLENGNTKVEGVTLFDNMGRRIQDFHNPNDLQNVQTSVQLPVGIYFVQIRTTGGLAVKRVVIR, encoded by the coding sequence ATGAAACACAACTACCATTTTTCCATCAACATACTTGTTGTACTGACCCTGTTATTTTTTTCCAGCCAGCCGCTCTTGGCCCATTTTGGCTCTAGAGGCCCTTTTGGAGGTTCGGTCAGCGTCGCCATCAGCAATGATTCTACTGTATATGTGGGTACATTCAACGGTGGCGTTTACGAAAGTACCAATTCCAGATTGACTGCCTGGCGGGCACTACCCGTAGGATTGAGAAGTGGCAGAATAACCGCCCTTATCCACTCGGGTACTAATTTGTTCGCCGGAACCCAAGACGATGGGGTCTACATTTACAGTGGTGTGGTGGGTACCGACAAACATTGGGTGAGAATCAGCAACGGCCTGACCAATTTAAGGGTTACCGCACTGGTCGCACTGGATGCAAATACTTTGATCGCGGGTACCGAAAGTGGGGGCGTATACAAAACCACCGACAAGGGTGCCAATTGGAAATTCCTCAATAGCGCCTGGTTGAATGGCACCACAATCACTGGTCTATTGAAACTCGGCAACCGGATCATCGCGTCTTCCCGCGAAGGTGGGGTATTTGTGACCAAAGACGGCAACGGATGGGACAGTTTCAGCGATGGAAAAACCCTCGATGTGGGGGGCACCAACTCCATTTCCTACAATGCCAAAACCAACGAGCTGGCGGTGATCAACATGGATGGCCTGTTCATTTTGTCCAATGCCAGCGCGGTGACGGGCAACATCAACTACCGCACGATTCAACCTGGATTGCCCTCGGGAACGGTCATGCGCTCCATATCAAACAATGGCGACAATTGGTTTTTGACCACCAACAAAGGGGTCTACACTTCCACAACGGGTGCCACCTGGACCGCAGCCAATGACGGACTGGCAACCAGCGATGTTACCGTAGCCCTGGGCTTTAGAACCACAGTGTTGCTGGGCACCCGCAAAGAAGGCATTTACACCACTCCAGCTAGCGCCCTCAACTGGGTGAGCCGCAATACCAATTTCAACAACCTTGAAACCTACGCCATGGAATCCAGTGGCGAGCGGATCGTGGTGGCCGCTACGGAGAAAGGGATTTTTGTCAGTCGGGATTTGGCTGCTTCTTATGTTCGCGCCAACAAGGGTTTGTCCGATAGCCTCAATGTGACCTACCTGAAGTTTTACGGCAGCAGCTTGTACGCTTCGACCCAAAATGGTGGCGTCTTTGTCAGCGCCGATACTGGAAAAACCTGGACGGCCCTGAATGCTGGTTTGACCAATTTGCATGTGAAAAAGATTTACGCATCAAGCAACCACGTCTACATTCTGGACGACAGTTATGGCGTGTTTCAACTCAACGGCTCAACCTGGAATTCTATCCAAGCGGGACTGCCTGCCAATACCCTGCTCAGCTCGATGGCCTTTTATGGCAGCAAAATCCTAATGGGCACCCTGGGCCAAGGGGTATTTACCCGCGAGGTGGCCTCAGGTAGCTGGACGGCGGTCAACACTGGGCTTGGCAATCTTCGGGTAACTTCAGTGGCCACCAATGGCAGTAAGTTATTTGCTGGAACTGATGGCGCTGGGGTATTTGTGGCCAATCTTGACGCGGCAAACTGGACTCCAACGGCAGCCACATCCATTTCACATACCACTTTAATGGGCTTGGACGGCAGCAAAATCCAGGACATGGCCTATTATGCGGGGTACATCTTCGCCAGTTATCGTGGTGGTTTAGTGGCAAGCTCGGACAATGGTCAAACCTGGATTGCAGGGGGGAATCAGTTCAACTTGCCGAGTTACACCAGCGTACATAAAATCTCCTTTGTGACTACCCGGGTATTCGTTTCTACTGAATTTAATTCAGTGTACTCCAATGCGCTATCCGAACTCCCGGCGGTAGTCACAAGCACAAAAGACTTCAATCCGGCTTTAAACGCAGCCATTCGGATTGTGCCCAACCCTAATGATGGTCGCTTCGCCATTCAGTTGGAAAATGGCAATACCAAAGTGGAAGGAGTCACTTTGTTTGACAACATGGGGAGAAGGATTCAGGATTTCCACAATCCTAATGATCTGCAAAATGTCCAGACAAGTGTACAATTACCAGTTGGGATTTATTTTGTGCAGATCAGAACGACGGGAGGGCTTGCTGTGAAAAGGGTGGTGATTCGGTAA
- a CDS encoding TonB-dependent receptor → MYFKYLLSFFCLFGTLNAFAQQRLVSGKIYDAQTKEPLIGANVFVPGTLEGTLTDATGKFSFNTEANTLEISYIGYENQQIAVPADGQLNLGIKPTSLNLQAVVVTASREAQKRSDAPIAISKLSSDLITNTKAIALPELISKVPGVFMMRFTGEGHSMSIRQPLSTSAYFLYMEDGVPVRPMGLFNHNALIESNITVLNSIEVVKGPASSIYGPEAVGGAINLITKRPTAVPTFSIGYQGDEYNYNRLQFSAGGMLNKKLGVFVGGFMGSQKNGWRERTDYTKNAINARVEYQLSTKTMLTAAYAYNFYDGQEGLNLDSIAYYSRTYEASNDFMYRKITAQRSRITLNHRWGKQAESFVTAFHRFNDYQMSPNHTVRWTTGQTTATSEKNQSLFNSYGVIAQHNQRFNFLKAKLIVGGTFDYTPQEYNAFQIGLNAELRPDGKNVKKYTYVEDRPNVKLGEYDAKVRNAGVYSQFEINPTERLKLIAGARYDLFAFTYENYLDNTQGEKSYGQFSPKVGATYDLGNNMGMYANYSIGFAPPGVTAIFRKRPNPIPGQDPFYYNLGSARFFNTEVGGWWSLLKNKVMLDLSVYRLKGQNELLAIRQADNSTDYQSAGATLHQGVEFGVTATPFKDLQIRFGGANALHRFEDFRLSDKPSDALQKLDGYEMPNAPRWIVNTEIIYQPSWVKGLRLSGEWQSLSPYYLNQINTIKMEDRGFLGQKGLSLLNVRVGYTIKGVELFVNALNLTNELYTTSASRGNAVSDRTRFSPGAPRTVGFGMQYNFVGKGN, encoded by the coding sequence ATGTATTTCAAATACCTACTCTCATTCTTCTGCCTGTTTGGCACTTTAAACGCTTTCGCCCAACAACGACTAGTCAGCGGCAAAATTTATGATGCACAAACCAAAGAACCACTCATTGGAGCCAACGTTTTTGTACCTGGTACTCTGGAAGGCACCTTGACGGATGCCACAGGAAAATTCAGCTTCAACACCGAAGCCAATACCCTGGAAATATCCTATATCGGATACGAGAACCAACAAATTGCGGTACCTGCTGATGGGCAACTCAATCTTGGCATCAAACCAACTTCCTTGAACCTGCAAGCGGTGGTGGTAACCGCCAGCCGCGAAGCGCAGAAGCGCTCCGATGCTCCAATTGCGATTTCTAAACTGTCTTCAGACCTGATTACAAATACCAAAGCCATTGCGCTCCCGGAGCTAATCAGCAAAGTTCCCGGCGTATTTATGATGCGTTTCACTGGAGAGGGCCACAGCATGAGCATTCGGCAGCCCCTTTCGACCTCGGCTTATTTTTTGTACATGGAAGATGGTGTGCCAGTACGCCCGATGGGTTTGTTCAACCACAATGCACTGATTGAATCCAACATCACCGTACTCAATTCCATTGAAGTGGTGAAAGGCCCGGCTTCTTCCATTTATGGCCCCGAAGCAGTAGGTGGTGCCATCAACCTCATCACCAAACGCCCCACTGCGGTACCTACTTTCAGCATTGGCTATCAGGGGGATGAATACAATTACAATCGCCTGCAATTCAGTGCCGGGGGGATGTTAAACAAAAAACTGGGTGTATTTGTAGGCGGATTTATGGGGAGTCAAAAAAATGGCTGGCGCGAACGCACCGATTACACCAAAAACGCCATCAACGCCCGTGTGGAATACCAGCTCAGCACCAAAACCATGCTCACTGCAGCCTACGCTTACAATTTTTACGACGGCCAGGAAGGGCTCAACCTCGACAGCATCGCCTATTACAGCCGTACCTACGAAGCCAGCAACGACTTTATGTACCGCAAAATCACGGCTCAGCGCTCGCGAATCACCCTTAACCACCGTTGGGGCAAACAAGCCGAGTCCTTTGTTACGGCGTTCCATCGGTTCAACGATTACCAGATGAGCCCCAACCACACAGTGCGCTGGACGACCGGGCAAACCACGGCAACGAGTGAAAAAAATCAGAGCCTGTTCAATAGTTATGGAGTCATTGCACAACACAACCAACGTTTTAATTTTTTGAAAGCAAAATTGATCGTGGGAGGTACGTTTGATTACACGCCCCAAGAATACAATGCTTTCCAAATTGGATTGAATGCAGAATTGCGCCCCGATGGGAAAAACGTCAAAAAATACACGTATGTCGAAGATCGTCCCAATGTAAAATTGGGGGAATACGATGCCAAGGTGCGCAATGCCGGAGTGTATTCCCAATTTGAAATCAATCCTACCGAGCGTTTGAAACTCATCGCTGGTGCACGTTACGACCTGTTTGCTTTTACTTATGAAAACTACCTGGACAATACCCAGGGCGAAAAATCCTACGGCCAATTCAGTCCCAAAGTAGGTGCCACTTACGACCTGGGCAACAACATGGGCATGTACGCCAATTACAGCATTGGTTTTGCCCCTCCCGGAGTGACCGCTATTTTCCGCAAACGCCCCAATCCAATCCCTGGCCAGGATCCATTTTATTACAACCTTGGTTCGGCCCGATTCTTCAATACCGAAGTAGGCGGCTGGTGGTCTTTGTTGAAAAACAAAGTGATGCTCGATCTCTCAGTTTACCGCTTGAAAGGACAAAATGAATTGCTGGCGATTCGCCAGGCCGATAACTCCACCGATTACCAAAGTGCCGGAGCAACCTTGCACCAGGGGGTAGAATTCGGGGTGACTGCTACACCATTTAAGGACCTACAAATCCGCTTTGGTGGGGCCAACGCACTGCACCGTTTTGAGGACTTCCGCTTGTCGGACAAACCCAGCGATGCCTTGCAAAAACTGGATGGTTATGAGATGCCCAATGCACCGCGCTGGATTGTCAATACCGAAATCATTTATCAGCCCAGTTGGGTGAAAGGGCTACGGCTTTCTGGAGAATGGCAAAGCCTCTCGCCGTATTACCTCAACCAAATCAATACCATAAAAATGGAAGATCGGGGATTTTTGGGTCAAAAGGGCCTGAGCCTCCTCAATGTGCGGGTGGGTTATACCATCAAAGGAGTTGAATTATTTGTCAACGCCTTGAACCTGACCAACGAGTTGTACACCACCAGTGCTTCTCGTGGCAACGCGGTAAGCGACCGTACGCGGTTTTCACCAGGCGCCCCGCGCACAGTAGGGTTTGGGATGCAGTATAATTTTGTAGGAAAGGGAAATTAA
- a CDS encoding Hsp70 family protein, which produces MTNFIYGIDFGTTNSALAILDIRTNSVLKIFTTPSLLFFPDAQIHNAPLTYSVGEAAVQAYVESRMQGRFMKSIKRVLPNKSFIGTKIATKLYKAEDLVALILLFLKKQADEFLGQNITTAVIGRPVVFDENPEKDQLAQERLAKAVRIAGFESFYFQMEPIGAAFTYERQITKEELVLVADFGGGTSDFSIMKLRPEAINNPDRSGDMMAKGGIYIGGDSFDSDIMWHRGTPHFGRGVKEKLEEGKWIDLPLSYFTNICSWEKMNFLDSYKWRNTISKSYFAAGRDYRVKNLLTLIEKNLGYILFKQIEKAKFGLTDQDVSSFAFNEFDIQINESITIEDFECAIIHKNVAKIEAYLHAFLKSQGIDFGDIDTVFMTGGTSYVRPLSNIFTRLFGQEKIKSGDNFNSVATGIAYSYPVVTQVR; this is translated from the coding sequence ATGACCAATTTTATCTACGGTATTGATTTCGGCACCACCAACTCGGCCTTAGCCATTCTGGACATCCGAACGAACAGTGTGCTGAAAATTTTCACCACCCCTTCCCTACTGTTTTTTCCAGACGCCCAAATCCATAATGCTCCGCTGACGTATTCAGTAGGGGAAGCAGCCGTGCAGGCGTACGTGGAAAGCCGCATGCAAGGCCGCTTTATGAAATCCATCAAGCGGGTGCTGCCCAACAAAAGTTTTATAGGCACCAAAATCGCCACCAAACTCTACAAAGCCGAGGATTTGGTAGCCCTGATTTTGCTCTTCCTCAAAAAACAAGCCGATGAATTTTTAGGCCAAAACATTACTACCGCCGTCATTGGCCGCCCCGTGGTTTTTGACGAAAACCCCGAAAAAGACCAGCTGGCTCAGGAACGTTTGGCCAAGGCCGTACGCATTGCTGGCTTTGAAAGCTTTTACTTTCAAATGGAGCCCATCGGCGCAGCATTCACCTATGAACGCCAAATCACCAAAGAAGAACTGGTACTCGTGGCAGACTTTGGTGGGGGCACCTCCGATTTTTCCATCATGAAACTCAGGCCGGAGGCCATCAACAATCCCGACCGCAGTGGCGACATGATGGCCAAAGGTGGCATTTACATCGGGGGCGATAGTTTTGATTCAGACATCATGTGGCACCGGGGTACCCCTCATTTTGGCCGAGGGGTGAAGGAAAAATTGGAGGAAGGAAAATGGATTGATTTGCCCCTCTCCTATTTCACCAACATTTGTTCCTGGGAAAAAATGAACTTCCTGGACTCGTACAAATGGCGCAACACCATCAGCAAATCCTACTTTGCTGCGGGGCGGGATTACCGGGTAAAAAACCTGTTGACCTTGATTGAAAAAAACCTGGGCTATATCCTCTTCAAACAAATTGAAAAAGCAAAATTTGGCTTAACCGATCAGGATGTTTCCAGCTTTGCTTTTAATGAATTTGACATTCAGATCAATGAGTCCATCACGATTGAAGACTTTGAGTGCGCCATCATCCACAAAAATGTCGCTAAAATTGAGGCCTACCTGCACGCATTTTTAAAAAGCCAAGGCATTGATTTTGGTGATATTGATACGGTTTTTATGACGGGTGGCACTTCGTATGTCCGGCCGCTCAGCAACATTTTCACTCGATTATTTGGGCAAGAAAAAATCAAATCCGGGGATAATTTCAATAGTGTCGCGACGGGGATCGCATATAGTTATCCGGTGGTTACACAAGTCAGGTAA
- a CDS encoding MbnP family protein, with the protein MKKQLTIFALLCIFSCSNEAVEEPEEIGPKGTFLLHLHAYVGIQEVDLYGIEYETPEGRSMSLDFSQMYISDVQLVKADGSVYAIKGKSFLKNLKVHTYEIGQVPVGNYKSIRFKVGLPPSINSLNPTAPSDSSMLNRPSMWWGNTAQPGGYVFLNVQGKIDTSHNMNKAPVPFVYKIGTNDHFIQVNMGEKEFSIEEEAYVYGHLIVDYSKLFNGITLNQAGSLSVKTAAENNAALGQKIANNIPAMFTYE; encoded by the coding sequence ATGAAAAAACAATTAACAATTTTTGCCCTACTCTGCATTTTCTCTTGTTCCAACGAGGCCGTAGAGGAACCGGAGGAAATAGGCCCAAAAGGTACTTTTTTGCTGCATTTACATGCCTACGTAGGTATACAGGAAGTAGATCTGTACGGAATCGAATATGAAACTCCGGAGGGGCGCAGCATGTCCCTGGACTTTTCGCAAATGTACATTTCAGACGTCCAGTTGGTCAAAGCCGACGGTTCGGTGTATGCGATCAAAGGCAAAAGTTTCCTAAAGAACCTCAAAGTGCATACCTATGAGATCGGTCAAGTACCAGTCGGCAATTACAAGTCGATCCGCTTCAAAGTGGGCCTCCCGCCAAGCATCAATTCTTTGAACCCCACCGCACCCAGTGATTCCTCGATGCTCAACCGGCCCAGCATGTGGTGGGGAAATACGGCCCAACCAGGCGGATACGTCTTTTTGAACGTCCAGGGCAAAATCGACACCTCGCACAACATGAATAAAGCACCAGTACCCTTTGTGTATAAAATTGGCACCAATGACCATTTCATCCAGGTAAATATGGGAGAAAAAGAATTCAGCATTGAAGAAGAGGCTTATGTTTACGGGCATCTCATCGTGGATTACAGTAAACTTTTTAACGGCATCACCCTGAATCAGGCCGGATCTTTAAGCGTAAAAACGGCAGCAGAAAACAACGCGGCCCTGGGACAAAAAATCGCCAACAACATCCCGGCCATGTTTACTTATGAATAG
- a CDS encoding ABC transporter permease, with translation MLSAVLQKEFRSLLADARLRWSAIVSLGLFLLALITGVTHYQNTNRLYTKAQEDTYRQWLDQGEKNPHSAAHYGLYAYKPVPLLAIFDRGMDDYLGNAVWLEAHNQNEVKLRTVQDAGTIGRFGALTVGFIWQFILPLMTILLAYNSLSKEYESGTLRMLLSTQISTFSLLAGKALGILKAILLCLYLPMLLLLSGALYWAGGAEAFVRILPSLGLAAVLYTLFYTVFVVLSVSFSAWLRSSGLSLAALLGIWAIGAFLLPRISGSVAMSLHPTPSALDFTEKVLSQREKGLDGQGSYEKFQEELKAKALRDYGVDSLSQLPVSFAGIALQASEDRDWKVYDLQYGALFRLFQAQNALLERFNLLSPILAMRDVSRSLAGTDLYKHLNFTRQAENHRRLAAKVMNTDQKINGIKQERDYKAGAALWQKVPQFQYQNQSLGEQLQQQWFSLLSLGCWLLGLTFCLYRSAQTLHLD, from the coding sequence ATGCTTAGTGCTGTACTCCAAAAGGAATTTCGCTCGCTCCTCGCCGACGCACGCCTGCGCTGGTCGGCAATCGTGAGTCTGGGGCTGTTTTTGTTGGCCCTGATCACCGGAGTCACCCATTACCAGAACACGAATCGGCTCTATACCAAAGCCCAGGAAGACACTTACCGCCAGTGGCTGGATCAGGGCGAAAAAAATCCCCACTCTGCGGCGCACTATGGGCTTTATGCCTACAAACCCGTCCCTCTTTTGGCTATTTTTGACCGAGGAATGGACGATTACCTTGGCAATGCCGTTTGGCTCGAAGCCCACAATCAAAATGAAGTAAAACTGCGCACGGTACAGGATGCGGGCACCATCGGGCGTTTTGGGGCACTTACCGTAGGGTTCATCTGGCAATTCATTTTGCCCTTGATGACCATTCTTTTGGCGTACAATAGCCTAAGCAAAGAGTATGAATCAGGCACCCTGCGCATGTTGCTCAGCACTCAAATCAGTACGTTCAGTTTGCTCGCGGGTAAAGCTTTGGGCATCCTCAAAGCCATTTTACTTTGTTTGTATCTACCCATGTTGCTCTTGCTTTCCGGGGCATTGTATTGGGCTGGAGGGGCGGAAGCCTTTGTCAGGATACTACCCAGTTTGGGCCTTGCCGCAGTCCTTTATACCTTGTTTTATACCGTATTTGTGGTGCTAAGCGTCAGTTTTTCGGCTTGGCTGCGCAGTTCGGGGCTAAGTTTGGCGGCTTTGTTGGGCATTTGGGCCATTGGTGCTTTCCTTTTGCCGCGCATCAGCGGGAGTGTAGCCATGAGTTTGCATCCGACGCCCTCCGCTTTGGATTTTACCGAAAAGGTACTGTCTCAACGGGAAAAAGGACTGGACGGCCAAGGCTCCTATGAAAAATTTCAGGAGGAACTCAAAGCTAAGGCGTTGCGCGATTATGGGGTGGATAGCTTATCACAATTGCCAGTGAGCTTTGCCGGAATCGCCCTCCAAGCCAGTGAAGACCGCGACTGGAAAGTGTACGACCTGCAGTACGGCGCTTTGTTCCGCTTGTTTCAAGCCCAAAATGCGCTATTGGAAAGATTCAATCTGCTTTCGCCAATTCTGGCCATGCGCGATGTTTCCCGCTCCTTGGCAGGAACCGATTTGTACAAGCACCTGAACTTCACCCGACAAGCTGAAAACCACCGCCGCCTGGCGGCCAAGGTGATGAATACCGATCAAAAAATCAATGGCATCAAACAAGAACGCGACTATAAAGCAGGGGCAGCCCTGTGGCAAAAAGTGCCGCAGTTCCAGTACCAAAACCAAAGTTTGGGCGAGCAACTTCAGCAACAGTGGTTCAGTTTGTTGAGCCTGGGCTGTTGGCTGTTGGGTTTGACCTTCTGCCTATACCGCAGTGCACAAACCTTACACCTGGATTAA
- a CDS encoding HTTM domain-containing protein has translation MRIKNIFQQVDQFFFAPSSGKVLAFFRIAIATFCLVKFWSIYKDLLNIFGSQGFVKGDVTAILLADYMPRLTWLSEAVTTWGVNEVEAIYALFFFFILVLILLGIGFQTRLMSILALFVHLMFFNSGKMFMYGMDYFSTSALFYAVIMPLGKFYSLDNYLRSRAQNPGTVPIFFMRVLQLHLCLVYFFGGFPKSLGLHWWNGEAIWRAVSIPGFYQLDMNWLASVPWLSVVLGWSVLVVELGYPIFIWFRKTRPVFLLLVCCMHLGIGVVMGLHYFAALMILLNVTAFGWPYVEKKGIWWHQPVLV, from the coding sequence ATGAGAATAAAAAACATTTTCCAACAAGTTGACCAATTTTTCTTTGCACCCAGTTCTGGAAAGGTGCTGGCTTTTTTTCGGATTGCTATTGCCACTTTTTGCTTAGTCAAATTTTGGTCCATTTACAAGGATCTGTTGAATATCTTTGGTAGCCAAGGCTTTGTAAAGGGGGATGTCACCGCCATTTTACTGGCGGATTATATGCCAAGGCTCACTTGGCTCAGCGAGGCAGTGACAACATGGGGCGTTAACGAGGTTGAGGCCATTTATGCCTTGTTTTTCTTTTTTATCCTCGTACTAATCCTGTTGGGGATCGGATTCCAGACCCGGCTCATGTCCATCCTGGCTCTTTTTGTCCATCTGATGTTTTTCAATTCGGGCAAAATGTTCATGTATGGTATGGATTATTTCAGCACCTCAGCCTTGTTTTACGCGGTGATCATGCCGCTGGGCAAGTTTTATTCCCTGGACAATTATTTGCGGAGCAGGGCACAAAACCCTGGCACCGTTCCCATTTTTTTCATGCGGGTTTTGCAGCTCCACCTTTGTCTGGTTTATTTTTTTGGTGGCTTTCCAAAATCCTTGGGCTTGCATTGGTGGAACGGCGAGGCCATTTGGAGGGCGGTATCCATACCCGGATTTTACCAGTTGGACATGAACTGGTTGGCAAGTGTGCCTTGGCTTTCAGTGGTGCTGGGCTGGTCGGTGTTGGTGGTAGAATTGGGTTATCCCATCTTTATCTGGTTCCGTAAAACCCGCCCCGTTTTCCTGCTTCTCGTATGTTGTATGCACCTGGGTATTGGTGTAGTGATGGGTTTGCACTATTTTGCAGCCTTAATGATCCTGCTGAATGTCACCGCCTTTGGATGGCCTTATGTGGAGAAAAAAGGTATCTGGTGGCATCAGCCTGTTTTAGTGTAG